In Ruminococcaceae bacterium BL-4, one DNA window encodes the following:
- a CDS encoding UDP-N-acetylglucosamine 2-epimerase: MNIKKDYSNIQFKNNGKLKLLIIVGTRPEIIRLAAVITKCRKYFDCILAHTGQNYDYNLNGVFFHDLKISDPDVYMDAVGDDLGETIGNIINCSYKLMTQIKPDAMLILGDTNSCLSAISAKRLHIPIFHMEAGNRCKDECLPEETNRRIVDIISDVNMAYSEHARRYLAECGLPKERTYVTGSPMAEVLHQNLAEIESSDILTKLKLEPHKYILLSAHREENIDTEKNFTSLFTAINKMAEKYDMPIFYSCHPRSKKRLEATGFKLDKRVIMHEPMGFHDYNHLQMNAFAVVSDSGTLPEESSFFTSVGHPFPAICIRTSTERPEALDKAGFILAGIDENSLLQAVNTAVEMNQNGDYGIPVPYYTEENVSTKVVKIIQSYTGIVNKMVWRK; this comes from the coding sequence ATGAATATAAAAAAAGATTATTCCAATATTCAATTCAAAAATAACGGCAAATTAAAGCTACTGATTATTGTCGGCACACGGCCGGAGATCATCCGCCTTGCCGCTGTTATTACCAAATGCCGCAAATATTTTGACTGTATCCTGGCGCACACTGGGCAAAATTATGACTACAACCTTAACGGCGTATTTTTTCACGATCTGAAGATCTCCGATCCGGATGTTTACATGGACGCAGTTGGCGACGATCTCGGCGAGACGATTGGCAATATAATCAACTGCTCCTACAAGCTCATGACACAGATCAAGCCGGACGCCATGCTGATTCTCGGTGATACTAACTCCTGTTTGTCGGCGATTTCAGCAAAACGGCTGCACATTCCAATTTTCCACATGGAAGCCGGGAATCGCTGCAAGGACGAATGTCTGCCCGAAGAAACAAACCGCCGTATTGTGGATATTATCAGTGATGTCAATATGGCGTACTCCGAGCACGCGCGCCGCTATCTTGCCGAATGCGGGCTGCCTAAAGAGCGCACTTACGTGACCGGCTCCCCCATGGCGGAGGTGCTTCACCAAAACCTTGCCGAGATTGAATCTAGCGATATTCTGACAAAGCTAAAGCTCGAACCGCACAAGTATATTCTTCTCTCTGCTCACCGGGAAGAAAACATCGACACCGAAAAGAACTTTACGAGCCTGTTCACCGCGATTAATAAAATGGCAGAAAAATACGATATGCCGATTTTTTATTCCTGCCACCCGCGTTCCAAAAAGCGCCTTGAAGCAACTGGATTCAAGCTGGACAAGCGCGTCATCATGCATGAGCCGATGGGCTTCCATGATTACAATCATTTGCAGATGAACGCATTCGCTGTCGTTTCCGATTCCGGCACACTTCCAGAGGAGAGCAGCTTTTTTACCTCTGTCGGGCATCCTTTCCCGGCAATTTGCATAAGAACAAGTACCGAGCGTCCCGAAGCACTTGACAAAGCTGGCTTCATCCTTGCCGGTATTGATGAAAACAGTTTGTTGCAAGCGGTCAACACCGCTGTTGAGATGAATCAGAACGGTGACTACGGTATCCCTGTGCCATACTACACCGAGGAAAACGTATCGACAAAAGTGGTGAAAATTATTCAAAGCTATACTGGCATTGTCAATAAAATGGTATGGCGAAAATAA
- a CDS encoding Capsular biosynthesis protein, which translates to MLHLLTYRTSLQNGENDMNILVTGAKGFVGKNLCCALKNLRDGKDKTRPSLKIDKIYEYDLNTEVSLLDEYCANADFVFNLAGVNRPKNNSEFMEGNFGFSSTLLDTLKKHKNTCPVMLSSSIQATLIGRYGTSNYGKSKLAGENLFFDYATESGAKVLVYRFPNLFGKWCKPNYNSAVATFCYNMANDLPIIVNDRSTELELLYIDDLVSEMLDALEGKEHHCEFDGVNTVLNDSGKYCAVPITHHVTLGEIVDLLDSFKAQPETLVMPEIPEGSFAKKLYSTYLSYLPAEKVAFPLHMNADARGSFTELLKTASCGQFSVNISKPGITKGQHWHNSKWEFFIVVAGHGLIQERKIGTDEILSFEVNGDEIKAVHMLPGYTHNIINLSDTENLITVMWANEQFNQNYPDTFGEPV; encoded by the coding sequence TTGCTTCACTTGCTTACATACAGGACAAGCTTGCAAAATGGGGAAAATGATATGAATATACTTGTTACCGGGGCCAAAGGCTTTGTCGGAAAAAATCTTTGTTGCGCACTTAAAAATCTGCGTGATGGAAAAGACAAAACTCGCCCAAGCCTTAAAATTGACAAAATCTATGAATACGATCTCAACACAGAAGTATCCTTGCTTGACGAATACTGCGCTAATGCCGACTTTGTATTCAACCTCGCCGGTGTCAACCGCCCAAAAAATAACTCAGAGTTTATGGAGGGCAACTTTGGCTTTTCAAGTACACTTCTCGACACGCTGAAAAAGCATAAAAACACTTGCCCTGTTATGCTCTCTTCGTCCATTCAGGCAACATTGATTGGTCGGTATGGGACAAGCAATTACGGCAAGTCCAAACTGGCAGGCGAAAATTTATTCTTTGACTATGCCACAGAATCTGGTGCGAAGGTGCTTGTCTACCGCTTTCCAAATTTGTTCGGAAAATGGTGCAAACCAAATTACAATAGCGCCGTCGCCACATTCTGCTACAACATGGCAAACGATTTGCCGATCATCGTCAACGACCGCTCAACAGAGCTGGAACTGCTTTATATTGATGATCTTGTCTCAGAAATGCTTGATGCGTTGGAAGGTAAAGAGCACCATTGCGAATTTGACGGCGTAAACACTGTTTTGAACGACAGTGGAAAATACTGCGCTGTCCCGATAACACATCACGTCACGCTCGGTGAAATCGTCGATTTGCTGGATAGCTTTAAAGCACAGCCTGAAACACTTGTCATGCCGGAAATTCCAGAGGGCAGCTTTGCTAAAAAACTGTACTCTACCTATTTGTCCTATCTTCCGGCTGAAAAGGTTGCTTTCCCACTTCACATGAATGCAGACGCACGCGGAAGTTTTACCGAATTGCTCAAAACAGCAAGTTGTGGGCAGTTCAGTGTTAACATTTCAAAGCCAGGCATCACAAAAGGGCAGCATTGGCATAACAGCAAATGGGAATTCTTTATTGTCGTTGCTGGTCACGGATTGATTCAAGAACGAAAAATCGGTACAGATGAAATCTTAAGCTTTGAAGTCAACGGTGATGAAATAAAAGCGGTTCATATGCTGCCCGGCTACACACACAACATCATCAACTTGTCCGACACAGAAAATCTTATAACCGTCATGTGGGCAAATGAACAGTTTAACCAAAATTACCCTGATACATTTGGGGAACCAGTATGA
- the capD gene encoding UDP-glucose 4-epimerase — MGLFTNKTLMITGGTGSFGNAVLNRFLKTDIGEIRIFSRDEKKQDDMRHDFQAKMPDVADKIKFYIGDVRNLQSVKNAMHGVDYIFHAAALKQVPSCEFFPMEAVRTNVIGTENVLTAAIDEGVKSVICLSTDKAAYPINAMGITKAIEEKVAVAKSRNSDKTKICCTRYGNVMCSRGSVIPLWIEQIRAGNPVTITEPNMTRFIMSLEEAIDLVLFAFEHGQNGDLLIQKAPSCTLETQAKAVLELFDTAHKSKIKIIGIRHGEKMYETLLTNEECAKAIDMGDFYRVPADNRGLNYDKYFSKGDEHRNTITEFNSNNTKILNVEETKEKIASLAYIQDKLAKWGK; from the coding sequence ATGGGACTGTTTACAAATAAAACCTTGATGATCACTGGTGGTACAGGTTCTTTCGGAAATGCTGTATTGAATCGTTTCCTTAAAACTGACATTGGCGAAATCCGTATTTTTTCCCGTGACGAGAAAAAGCAGGATGATATGCGCCACGATTTTCAGGCAAAGATGCCGGATGTTGCTGATAAAATCAAGTTCTATATTGGTGATGTGCGTAACCTGCAATCAGTAAAAAATGCCATGCACGGTGTTGATTACATATTTCACGCAGCAGCATTAAAGCAGGTACCGTCCTGCGAATTTTTTCCGATGGAGGCTGTCCGCACCAATGTGATCGGCACAGAAAACGTCCTTACTGCGGCAATCGATGAAGGTGTTAAGTCTGTCATTTGCTTATCAACAGACAAAGCAGCATATCCGATCAACGCTATGGGTATTACAAAAGCAATTGAAGAAAAGGTTGCTGTTGCTAAATCACGCAATTCGGATAAGACCAAGATATGCTGTACGCGCTATGGGAATGTTATGTGTTCACGTGGTAGCGTTATTCCCCTTTGGATAGAACAGATACGTGCAGGAAACCCTGTTACGATAACTGAACCAAATATGACTCGCTTTATCATGTCACTTGAGGAAGCAATTGACCTTGTACTTTTCGCCTTCGAACATGGACAAAATGGTGATTTATTGATTCAGAAGGCTCCGTCCTGCACCTTAGAAACGCAGGCTAAGGCAGTTTTGGAATTATTTGACACAGCACATAAGAGTAAAATTAAAATCATCGGCATTCGTCATGGTGAAAAGATGTATGAAACGTTGCTTACTAATGAAGAATGTGCTAAAGCAATCGATATGGGAGATTTTTATAGAGTCCCAGCTGACAATCGCGGATTAAACTACGACAAATACTTTAGTAAAGGTGATGAACATAGGAATACCATTACTGAATTCAATTCCAATAACACAAAAATTCTTAATGTCGAAGAGACCAAGGAAAAAATTGCTTCACTTGCTTACATACAGGACAAGCTTGCAAAATGGGGAAAATGA
- the mnaA gene encoding UDP-N-acetylmannosamine 2-epimerase (Evidence 2a : Function from experimental evidences in other organisms; PubMedId : 12107153, 16952950; Product type e : enzyme) → MKTIMLVFGTRPEAIKMCPLVNELKKRKSIRTVVCVTGQHRQMLDQVLNIFHVIPDYDLSIMKDKQTLFDITTNILGKIKTVLEEVNPDVVLVHGDTSTAFVTALACFYLQIQVGHVEAGLRTYNIYSPYPEEFNRQAVSIISRYNFAPTELSRNNLVKEGKNPDSIYITGNTAIDALKTTVRADYSHPELDWASGSRLIMITAHRRENLGEPMHHMFRAIRRIMDEHPNVKAIYPIHMNPVVREEANEELGDCDRIHIIEPLDVLDFHNFLSRCYMILTDSGGIQEEAPSLGKPVLVMRDTTERPEGIRAGTLKLVGTDEQDIYDNFKLLLENQTAYNAMSKASNPYGDGFACKRIADILEG, encoded by the coding sequence ATGAAAACAATCATGCTTGTTTTTGGCACACGACCAGAAGCAATAAAAATGTGTCCGCTCGTAAATGAACTGAAAAAGCGAAAAAGCATTAGAACAGTAGTCTGTGTAACAGGCCAGCACAGACAAATGCTCGATCAGGTTTTAAATATATTTCATGTGATTCCTGATTACGATCTTTCCATCATGAAAGATAAACAGACATTGTTTGACATCACAACTAATATTTTGGGGAAGATTAAAACGGTGCTCGAAGAAGTGAATCCTGATGTTGTTCTTGTTCATGGAGACACCTCGACAGCTTTTGTGACCGCGCTTGCCTGCTTCTACCTGCAAATCCAGGTCGGTCATGTCGAAGCCGGACTTCGTACTTACAACATTTACAGTCCGTATCCGGAAGAATTCAATCGGCAGGCAGTCAGCATTATCAGCCGGTACAACTTTGCACCTACCGAACTTTCCCGAAACAACCTTGTGAAGGAAGGAAAGAATCCAGACAGCATATATATCACTGGAAATACTGCAATTGATGCATTAAAAACAACGGTCAGAGCAGATTATTCTCATCCGGAATTGGACTGGGCATCTGGCAGCCGACTGATTATGATAACGGCCCATCGTCGTGAAAATCTCGGCGAACCAATGCATCATATGTTCCGCGCAATCCGACGGATTATGGATGAGCATCCGAATGTCAAGGCGATTTATCCGATACATATGAACCCAGTTGTGCGTGAAGAGGCTAACGAAGAACTGGGCGACTGCGACAGAATTCATATCATCGAACCTCTCGATGTACTGGACTTTCACAATTTTCTCTCACGCTGTTATATGATCCTTACAGACAGTGGTGGAATTCAAGAGGAAGCCCCATCACTTGGTAAACCTGTACTTGTAATGCGCGATACGACTGAGCGTCCGGAAGGGATCCGTGCCGGTACTTTGAAGCTTGTAGGAACAGATGAGCAAGACATATATGACAATTTCAAATTACTTTTGGAAAATCAAACAGCTTACAATGCAATGAGTAAAGCAAGCAATCCTTATGGTGACGGATTTGCATGTAAAAGAATCGCTGATATTTTGGAGGGATGA
- a CDS encoding Capsular biosynthesis protein, whose amino-acid sequence MRICMISYIAPYTIPYIDIYLKQIRKTDAQCDIVFWDRDGNCKNAKEGNITYCPYASAALQSDSKFKRYFQYIPATLHLRKFLKRNHYDRVIFLQTHAAIACSGILKKKYKNKYLVDIRDFTLENFKLFRAIEKKAIDHSYATVISSNGYKSFLPKHEYVIAHNYTPVDKAVVQQINSRYVRDNCINISFIGYVRFYDMAKKLLLLFKNDKRFHLSYIGTGADALASFCRENQIQNVTLHDKFSPDQTADFYRDANLINNLYGNHNPYLDYALSNKLYYAAQFNIPILVSKGTYSCQVAKENNLGISWDPDESGAVDKLYKQFCDFDRKKMQICSKKFLNTVVEDNSKFSKMINQFLEG is encoded by the coding sequence ATGCGTATTTGTATGATTAGTTACATTGCACCATATACAATACCGTATATTGATATTTATCTTAAGCAAATCCGAAAAACAGACGCACAATGCGACATCGTATTTTGGGATCGTGATGGAAATTGCAAAAATGCGAAGGAAGGTAATATTACATATTGCCCATATGCCAGCGCCGCATTACAAAGCGACTCCAAGTTTAAGCGCTATTTTCAGTATATTCCTGCAACATTGCATCTGCGCAAGTTTCTGAAAAGAAATCATTATGACCGCGTAATTTTTCTTCAAACACACGCAGCCATTGCTTGCAGCGGCATTCTTAAGAAAAAATATAAAAACAAATACCTAGTTGACATCCGTGATTTTACACTCGAAAACTTCAAATTGTTTCGAGCCATTGAAAAAAAGGCAATTGATCATTCTTACGCTACGGTGATTTCATCGAACGGATATAAGTCCTTCTTGCCAAAACATGAATACGTTATAGCGCATAACTACACTCCTGTTGATAAAGCAGTTGTTCAGCAGATAAACAGCCGTTATGTACGCGATAATTGCATAAACATATCGTTTATAGGATATGTGCGTTTTTATGATATGGCAAAAAAGCTGCTGCTGCTTTTCAAAAACGATAAGAGGTTTCATTTGAGTTATATCGGTACCGGTGCAGATGCATTGGCTTCATTTTGCAGGGAAAACCAAATTCAAAATGTGACGCTTCATGATAAATTTTCACCAGATCAGACAGCAGATTTTTATAGAGACGCTAACTTAATCAATAACCTTTATGGCAATCACAATCCATATTTAGACTACGCATTGTCGAACAAATTATATTATGCCGCACAATTCAATATCCCGATTCTCGTCAGCAAAGGTACCTATTCATGTCAAGTTGCAAAAGAAAACAATTTGGGGATTTCGTGGGATCCGGATGAATCAGGTGCAGTAGATAAACTTTATAAACAATTTTGCGATTTTGACCGTAAAAAAATGCAGATATGCAGCAAAAAATTTTTAAATACCGTTGTAGAGGACAACTCTAAATTCTCTAAAATGATTAATCAATTTTTGGAAGGATAA
- a CDS encoding Coenzyme F420-reducing hydrogenase, beta subunit, whose product MKICDNNLCTGCGACCNICTHECITMIQDSDGFRRPAINDANCVNCGMCQRYCPVNHNNETKKNPNETPTPYAYINPKTDVIKDSSSGGAFSAFAEYIISLGGAVFGAAYDCDFHVEHECITSTDSLARLRGSKYVESDLKDSFTQVKSYLDRCIPVLFTGTPCQIAGLYASLHYKEYGNLYTMELLCHGVPSTKVFDEYIAWLQKTKGKITSYSFRDKSKWGWGNWGSYSYIDHNSGKMKKVLFPVASDYYYSLYFKENNFRESCYRCPYANLERAADITVGDFWGIEKVNPNLPSQNGVSVITVNTKKGSNLFEMSKCANNSILVKIDDVIRFNPTITHATVRPESRNNFYVQFNRLGFEKTSRIYCKLHYVFPIISRYIPRKLKAVIKRVIG is encoded by the coding sequence ATGAAAATATGTGACAATAATTTGTGTACCGGTTGCGGCGCGTGCTGCAATATATGCACTCATGAGTGCATTACTATGATTCAAGATTCGGATGGATTTCGGCGGCCAGCCATCAATGATGCAAACTGCGTAAATTGCGGTATGTGTCAACGATATTGTCCAGTTAACCATAACAATGAAACGAAAAAGAATCCGAACGAGACTCCAACTCCTTATGCCTATATAAATCCCAAAACAGATGTCATAAAAGATAGCTCATCCGGCGGTGCGTTTAGTGCTTTTGCCGAATATATTATTTCTCTTGGTGGAGCAGTTTTTGGCGCTGCTTATGACTGTGATTTTCATGTTGAACATGAATGTATCACTTCAACGGACTCACTTGCCCGGCTGCGGGGGTCAAAATATGTAGAAAGTGATCTCAAGGATAGTTTTACACAAGTAAAAAGCTACCTTGACAGATGCATCCCGGTTTTATTTACTGGAACTCCCTGCCAAATAGCAGGACTGTATGCATCACTGCACTACAAAGAATATGGGAACCTGTACACCATGGAACTGCTTTGCCATGGTGTGCCGAGTACCAAAGTGTTTGATGAATATATAGCATGGCTTCAAAAAACAAAAGGAAAGATCACTTCCTATTCGTTTCGTGATAAGAGCAAATGGGGCTGGGGAAATTGGGGAAGTTACTCCTATATTGACCATAACTCAGGAAAGATGAAAAAAGTTCTATTTCCAGTAGCAAGTGATTATTATTATTCACTTTACTTCAAGGAAAATAATTTTCGAGAAAGCTGCTATCGTTGTCCATATGCAAACTTAGAACGGGCAGCGGATATAACTGTTGGAGATTTTTGGGGGATTGAAAAAGTAAATCCCAATCTTCCCTCTCAAAATGGTGTATCCGTCATAACGGTAAACACCAAAAAAGGTTCCAATTTGTTTGAAATGAGTAAATGCGCAAACAATTCCATACTTGTGAAGATCGACGATGTTATTCGTTTTAATCCTACCATAACTCATGCTACCGTCCGGCCAGAATCGCGTAATAATTTTTATGTACAGTTTAATCGTCTTGGATTCGAGAAAACTTCCCGTATTTATTGCAAGTTGCACTATGTTTTCCCAATTATCTCAAGATACATTCCCCGTAAATTAAAAGCTGTCATAAAAAGAGTAATTGGATGA
- a CDS encoding Polysaccharide pyruvyl transferase — translation MKRILLVTLHSQNNNFGSVLQANSLYAYLTEAGYDVDILDYRPFYSNGAVSPKAFLKKAAVNTLYLPQYIRRSQRFETLLKSEQLTRKFTDIADVKKCASEYDIFMIGSDQVWNPHYLCGKDPAYFLDFVESPNKLSYAASIGTDNLTSEEIINIGKRISKFRFVSFREKRSVVQLKNVVRNAEYVLDPVFLYSVEHYKAMENKYIMHESGYILAYVIHKDPFIAEVIAKIAKELKKKVIQVGGFAPKCKYNSFPRSAGPAEFLTLLDHADYVVTSSFHGTAFSHIYHKQFAVVMPHGNELRIENILQTAGTTDRVIKSLDDTSKILKPIDYDSVDIKINFMRNQSKNYLKKALSAMEKPNENM, via the coding sequence ATGAAAAGAATACTGCTTGTGACATTGCATAGCCAGAATAATAATTTTGGCTCTGTTTTGCAAGCTAATTCCTTATATGCATATCTGACAGAGGCTGGATATGATGTCGACATTTTAGATTACCGCCCGTTTTATTCCAATGGTGCGGTATCCCCTAAGGCTTTCCTTAAAAAAGCTGCAGTTAACACACTCTATCTCCCTCAATATATTAGGCGCAGCCAAAGATTCGAAACACTTCTTAAAAGTGAACAGCTTACTCGTAAATTTACAGACATTGCAGATGTTAAAAAGTGTGCCTCCGAATATGACATTTTCATGATAGGAAGTGATCAGGTTTGGAACCCGCATTATTTATGCGGAAAAGATCCGGCGTATTTTTTGGACTTTGTAGAATCACCAAACAAGCTGTCTTATGCGGCCAGTATTGGAACGGATAACCTCACGAGTGAGGAAATCATTAATATTGGTAAACGAATAAGCAAATTCAGATTTGTATCCTTTCGTGAAAAGAGGTCAGTGGTTCAGTTAAAAAATGTAGTACGTAATGCAGAATACGTTCTTGACCCGGTTTTCTTATACTCAGTTGAACACTATAAAGCCATGGAAAATAAATACATCATGCATGAAAGCGGTTATATCTTGGCATATGTGATTCACAAAGATCCATTTATAGCTGAAGTAATTGCAAAAATCGCAAAAGAGTTGAAAAAAAAGGTTATTCAAGTCGGAGGATTTGCACCCAAATGCAAATATAATTCGTTTCCACGAAGTGCAGGACCAGCTGAATTTTTGACATTACTCGACCATGCTGATTATGTGGTTACGAGTTCTTTTCATGGAACAGCATTTTCTCATATATATCATAAGCAGTTTGCTGTTGTCATGCCTCATGGTAACGAGCTGCGAATAGAAAACATTCTTCAAACAGCTGGTACTACTGACCGTGTAATAAAATCACTTGATGATACCTCGAAAATATTAAAACCCATTGATTATGATAGTGTTGACATAAAAATCAACTTCATGAGAAATCAGTCAAAGAATTATCTTAAAAAAGCTCTGTCAGCCATGGAGAAGCCTAATGAAAATATGTGA
- a CDS encoding Membrane protein involved in the export of O-antigen and teichoic acid: MIRVNEKIRSILKAPYIRSIAILSGGSLIAQVVNFGFSMVMTRQYSQDSIGYFTYVLSIVSMFSTVINGRYDVSIVSAETKHETFSLIKLSFWISLFLSIAVSIVSVIYITNTHKEYASYTFLSTFIFPLLLINGLINILNAYNNKYGEYKLISSAYLIRTIWQSVLTTIAGFFAATPFSLLASQLVGQFFGIKRQSKRLITEKAELKQIKTPDLKKVLIKHKKQPLFSAPATFINAVSYSLISLFVGDFFSMSTLAIYSISVRVLGLPLSVFSANISKVHYKEAETDLKNTGCFRKSTKKMLSFSLLIAVAMLAVLMLFAPNLFAVFYGSSWRESGVYVQILAPMFALRMMVGAVGYSFIISGKQKTELIFQIILLASLVIIAALYKTFLFDIKVFLIILSAVYSVIYLSELITIIFYARKKRENMI; this comes from the coding sequence ATGATAAGAGTGAACGAAAAAATACGGAGTATATTAAAAGCTCCATATATCCGCTCTATTGCGATTTTATCAGGCGGATCACTAATTGCTCAAGTTGTAAACTTTGGATTTTCTATGGTTATGACTCGCCAGTATTCACAGGATTCAATTGGTTATTTTACCTATGTTCTTTCTATCGTTTCAATGTTTTCAACCGTTATAAACGGACGCTACGACGTGTCCATTGTATCTGCTGAAACTAAGCATGAAACTTTTTCCTTAATCAAACTTTCTTTTTGGATTTCATTATTTTTAAGCATTGCAGTATCTATTGTCTCTGTAATCTATATCACAAATACACATAAGGAATATGCCTCTTATACATTTCTTTCAACGTTTATATTCCCGCTTTTGTTGATAAACGGCTTGATAAACATCCTCAATGCATATAACAACAAATACGGTGAATACAAGTTAATTTCAAGCGCATACCTTATCCGTACAATTTGGCAAAGTGTACTAACAACGATCGCGGGCTTTTTTGCAGCGACCCCATTTTCGCTTTTAGCCAGTCAATTAGTTGGTCAGTTTTTTGGAATCAAACGGCAAAGTAAGCGTCTAATAACCGAAAAAGCCGAATTGAAACAAATAAAAACACCAGACCTGAAAAAGGTATTGATTAAGCATAAAAAACAGCCGCTCTTTTCTGCACCGGCAACTTTCATTAATGCTGTTTCCTATTCATTGATCAGCTTATTTGTCGGCGACTTTTTCAGCATGAGTACATTAGCAATTTATTCGATTTCCGTAAGAGTTTTGGGTCTTCCATTAAGCGTTTTCAGTGCAAATATTTCTAAAGTTCATTACAAAGAGGCAGAAACAGATCTTAAAAATACTGGTTGCTTCAGAAAAAGCACAAAGAAAATGTTATCTTTCTCATTATTGATTGCCGTTGCGATGCTTGCAGTCTTAATGCTTTTTGCACCAAACCTATTTGCTGTCTTTTATGGTTCATCGTGGAGAGAATCCGGGGTATATGTGCAAATACTTGCTCCCATGTTTGCGCTTCGCATGATGGTAGGTGCTGTTGGTTATAGCTTTATTATTTCGGGAAAACAAAAAACAGAATTAATATTTCAGATCATTCTTTTGGCATCGCTTGTAATTATAGCTGCCCTTTACAAGACGTTCTTGTTTGATATTAAGGTCTTTCTTATTATTCTTTCGGCTGTATATTCCGTAATTTATCTTTCTGAACTAATTACAATTATCTTTTACGCGCGGAAAAAGAGGGAGAACATGATATGA